The Ptychodera flava strain L36383 chromosome 7, AS_Pfla_20210202, whole genome shotgun sequence DNA window ACCACCAGTGGTGAGAACCTGAAAGAATTTGTGAGCAGAGAACCAAAGGTATCCAAAATCTCCATAAAAGCATATTTTTGCCAAGTGTGGAATCTACAGACAAACCTATTTCTACATATGAGCTTTGTTAAAAATTAGCCAGACAGGGAAACATTTGTTGTCCTTGTCCTCCCGCCCCCCATGCTTGTCCTGTGACAGTTACCTTTTCAGGGAAGAATCCAAAAGAAAAGACGACCTAAGGTAGCCGTCATTATATACGGCCTGGGGAGGGTCGGAGAAATTTCAGCGGAAACttcgaaatttcgagtaaccccttgtcaacaataatgaatttgATTAACCCCTCTGTAACTAAGAAATTTTGACTGCCCCCCTCCCCAACTTAGAAAAGTTGAAtaccaatatttgtaaaatttacaaaatacatgaaCAGCAACaggtaaagacctttcaaatcccgGTGTAACGTGCTAGATTATCGTTGGTTGTCTCATGACGATTGAAAAGGGTAAAAGCAacaaaaagaaattcaaagtggcaacaaaatgtagatataaacataatattgtttaatttggatgggtatcatgacagggttttcactaggatatctgactggggaGAATTCGAAAGTACATGGCGGAGAACATGCGAGAGGCTTAGAGGAAAAGTGTCAGAGGAGGCTGTCCTCTATCttgctttgaaagtttgagaaattgatatgtgcaaTGTTGCAGCAGTATCGTGCAATCTGAGaagtgtttttaatttgttttttcactaagtaaaactgttagaataccccaagggagagagcacgagaggggatACCCTctcgtattgaacatttttagaaattgatgcGTGTAacggtgcaatctgagaggtgtttcaatttactttgcactcggtaaaactgtttgaaaatgacatggaAATCAGATAGCTTTATtgcatttttgcatgatcagtgtttgagtcacaatattcaaatactgaaatatgacaatacattttgtaaaaaacagttctcagtttgccagagatgGAAGACCAAAGAATATACAGGTATTGGAAATATGTGACCTTTTTATGTCAAATTGTTACtgaactgaagtcaattaaaatttatattctgtgataataaaggatgaattcacaacagttaagttttgtcctagatcctgtgaaaaattgAGAAACTGATTTATGCAACGATGcggtctggtgcaatctgagaggtgttttcaatttgtcttttactggtaaaactgtcagaacacCCAAAGGGGAGATCACGAgaaggggtgtcccccctcttgcacaaaaaatttgaaatttgggaaattcatgtgtgaaatggtgcaatctgagaggtgtttcaactgattttgcacaaaaaaatcgtgtaacccccttctttctgtccacattttgagcaacccccctaaaagttttcaattttttgagtgagcccctcacattcctctgaTTCCCAGGCTATAAATAATTACGGCTCCTTAATGACCACGTTTATCCCAAAATCGACTTATAAAACTTATAAATGATTCAAAACTAAGATACAGTATTGCAAACCGTTTAACATCTTTGGTATGGAGATGAAGCTTTTATAAGTAGATTAATTCAAGTAACCTATGCCTGAATAACAATGGCGCTTTCAGAAAGAGAAAACTTGCTTGACGATGAACTTGTGGCCAAAACAGTTTATAGGAAGATGACAAAAGGAATTGCATAGTTCTAATAATGGTATTGATGAAGGTCACACAGAATACGTAACGTCAACCATTCATTGTTCTTCTCTTGTACAGTGTATAGTGATGCATGGGCCATGGACATGTATGGATCCTACATTTCGttcatacaaataaaagaaCGACAATGTTATACAAAGGAGAACAAACAATATTTGAAGGATAACGATTGCTGGAATTGATTTGATATCATATAGATATAATCATTTTAGCGTCAAGCGTCTTTGACGTATATTCATTACAACTGTCATGTTCATTCCCTAACAGGTATTTCAAGACCCAATTCACGGAACCGTTGAGCTAGATCCTGTGTACATGGTCATTATCGACAAGCCAGAGTTCCAACGTTTGAGGGAAATAAAACAGCTAGGAACAGTCAGCTTTGTATATCCGGGTGCTGTCCACACACGATTTGAGCACAGTATAGGGTAACACATTACTTTCATAGTATTGGTAATGTGGCTTTTTTAATACCAAAGTATCAAGCTTAAAACCCTTTGCCGTTAGCTCATGGTTATTCGTTTTCTGTATTATTTCGTTTTACAGCACATGCTACTTAGCCTTGAGGATGGTCAGgcatttaaaagaaaaatatcaagaaaGTCTGGGAATAACAAAGGAAGAGGAGTTATGCATTGGATTGGCGGCACTGTGTCATGATTTGGGCAAGTGGCTAGCTGTGAAACGTTTTTATTTTGGTTTTGAGAGTTCAACACTTTTGGAAATTCTTTAATGGCtttttaaaattacatgttGTTTTACACTAAGTCGTAGCACCGGTAAATTTTATGTATCTCTTCAGGCCATGGTCCATTTTCACATCTATTTGATGATCAGTTTCTTCCACGATACAAACCTCTTGGATACGAAGATTGGTCTGTAAGTAAGAAGTCTTATTAAGTGTGGAAAAATACTTGTTTTCCTTGTGATTTTggattcactttcaaaattaccGATAACCAATGATCGACAGGCTACTATTTAATTTACCGCAGCTGAGTTGTAAACCTTCGTTTTCAGCAAAACATGCCCGGTAATGAAATACCACTGCAACGCTAAAAGCGACAGAGCAAACAAGTTTTTTTTCACTCTCACAAGATATTCTTAATCCAAGATTAGACTATGATTAGTCAAAATGTTTTATGCATCATGTAGGTAAAATAACCCAGTTATTATCATTCTGTAATCTGAGTCTTGGCTGTATTTGTTCTTCAGCTAAATAACTTAAGGTAAATAAATTTATCGGAAACATTTGCAAAGTTCTGAGATGAATAAAGAAACGACAGTTTACGGCTTTCTGTCAACATTTTTGAGTCCAAAATTCCATAGCCTATAAACTAGGTCGACCAAATTATAATGCCGCTTTCTAATTTGGAAAAATTTAATTGTAATCTTCTATTGTAATCTTCTAATGTGAAATTATTTCAATTCAGCATGAACTTGGAtccatcaaaatatttgatgaaatggTTGATAAGTACAATTTCAGAGGTGTGTTCAGGACTTTTGGCTACGAGATGAATGGTCATGACTTTCATTTGATAAAAGAAATGATATACGGACCACTTGTCAGAAGCGACAACAATGAGGAGAGAGAATACAAAAAGGTAAGCTCGTTTGGTCACCAATGTACAACACCCACTTATGGACTCTTTCGCACCCTTAAAAAACTGGTAGAAAATTCGAAATTGTTTGACGAGATTGGCGCAAACGTAATATTaacaaaattgtacattacGCAGACTTGCGTTCAAAAGTACAGTACAACTCAAGAAAAAATTTGGTAATTAATCTCTGAGATTTgtaaaaagatttttttcaccGATGAGAACTAAAGTTTCGCTTGCAGATCTGTATCTTGGTTTCCTTGCGTAAGCTCAGTTAGTCTTTTAACTAAACTGTAAATAATTATCACCATTGCTAGCAACCTTATAAAATAAGGTAgaaatctattagtgttagctTTTAGATCATTCTATCCAAGGAGCACTTCAATATTAGAATTGAGTCGGTGTTTATAACGTTATAAATTAGTCATCTTTAATCTAGTTTCATTAACTCATATGGGTCAAGTCGTTTTCTGGATGCTTTGAGCACGACCTTCAAACAAATGTCTTTGTTGATTCAATTATTTCGGCATTAACAGACACATTTTCAAGTATCTAGTATACTAGATTCTATTAACAGTGCCAACCTCTCGTCGATATATGTTCAGCTAATTAATgataattttacatttgttttaCAGGCTGAAGCCTACACCGCGATCCAGCCAAATCGACAGTTCCTATACGAGGTGAGTTCCGAACCGATTACAGATGAGTAGATTTTCGTAAATAGATCCTACGCAAATACAATACTATCCACTTACAAATCAGATGTAGCAAAATCAGCTGGTATTGATGTGCTGCAGATCACTTGTTGTGAGTACATGCATGCGTATTAAGATAACATGAGATTATCCCTTATACAATATAGATTGTGTCGAATAAAGCGAATCAGATCGACGTTGATAAGTGGGACTATTTTGCAAGGGACAGCTATCATCTAGGTGTGTCATCCAATTTCCTGCATGATCGATTCATCAAGTTTGCACGTGTATTGCAAGTTCCACGGAAGGGCGAACGAATGAAAGAAATATGCTACAGAGATAAGGTTGAGTATAACTTTGTTGCCGTTTGAAAAATAACGAAGAAAGGATTAACCCTGGTTTTATGATAAAGTAAATGTAATTATTGGAAGCAAAATTCATTAGTTGTTTCTGGTAGCGAACATTATCCAATAAACCGTCATGTCTTCTTATTTAAATCGTACACCGTCATGTCTTCTTATTTAAATCGTACAGTAACGCTTCTTCTGATAGAAGGGTCGAATATTTTCGTTGATAGCTTTGTCAGTACATTGTCATCGTGCTTATGTATTGTTTGTTTCATTACTCCTGCTTATCCATTAACGCACCTTGTTGACTCTGGAGTTTAGGCAGACCATAGAGTGACTCGTTTCTATACTACTGAAATGCCAAAACAGTTATAAATTGTTTTGTTCCCTTATTATTGTTAAAATCATATTGTTTAACAGGAAGCACACAGTGCATACGAGATGTTCCACACAAGATATCGTCTCTATCGTATGGCATGTTTTCATCCAGTTACTGTAGCAGTTAATATTATGTGGAGTCTTTACGTGCTCAAAGTTCCGTAAACTTACCAATGTAAAGGTATTTGATATTCGCGTAAGGAACACCTTATGTCAATTGCAAGGCGCATTTAGTTCAAATCAAATCAGCTTCAAGGGCAACTTAAAGCACAGCTTTTTGTGATATTCTTATTTCAGATGCCTTAACACGACTTGGCAATCGGATTATTTTGCGAGATCTCGttaaaaaactttcaaagttaaaataagCTATTATATATTTTAAATGCTAAGATGAAAATCTgactaaaataaaacttttacattatttacaatttcaagGATTTGTGATGCGCTTGTAGAAGCTGCTCCCTACCTAACACTGACAAAGCCAAATGGGTAAgttccattttttattttctgattaTTTTTCGAAAGAAATCTTCTAAAACCTGGCTCTACATAGTGCTGTCCAACTTTTATTataatcaatgttttcattgttcattgctttgataaataGTTTGTGAGCGGTACTCATAGCGAGTGCGTTTGCGGAtgtttcatgaactctacagcgtgtgttggggtcgcagtcagaaaaataattACTAAAATAGCTGGTAATATACttctttttaaggtagaatgcacctcggggacaggtaTTTCGACtcaaaacatttttaacaattcttttctgttgTATCactttcggggggggggggttacctTGAAGCTCTTCAAGAAAAATAACTTTCACTTTCACCACTTCAGTCTTTTGGAAatcgaaaatgttacttttctccatagagttaacacacggatggcggccattttgaatttcaaatatcgaaaaatctttggtaatttataTCTCTAGtacatgtacaaaaattgtGACCTCCGATTTCTATTCTTGAATTTGGAAATGAATTACTGAAAGATTTCTCAAGCCGATGTTTAAGTCAATtacgaggcgcatactacctataGGGTGGgaatttagccgagtggtttgACTGTGACGTCTAAGTTCGCTAGGTGACTTGGTGTCACACGTTGAGAGTTCGAATCTCATCGAATTTACAGAATTATAAGTGTAATCACAGAAGTGTGATCACAAAAGGAATGTTGTCATGATGTCTTTGTATTCAAAGCTGTAAATACAGAGCTcgtatttgaaataaatactaCTGATGTTAGAGCTATTACATAGGGTAAGGAAGATGTGTGCAAATCTTatcttcaaaataacatttagaAAGCCGTACCAATTTATCCAAATatccaaaattgatgacaataAAAGACGATCATGGAAGTTTTGCTTGACCTAACAGGATCATAGAGGGTACTCGATAATGCTCTTAGCCAGCGTGGTATCGAAATAGCCTCCAGCAATTAAAAACTATACTCCGTGATAATCGTCCCCTGGAACATTACGTAATTACGGTAATCTTTAAATGTATCTATTTAAATCATGCATCACGAGTGGTAATGGAGATTACTGAACCATTATTCATAATTACTAATTTCCGTTCATTTCTAGAGAGAAGTTTGATATGCTTATGATTCTGAAAGATATGGAGGCTTACCGAATGTTGGACGATACCATCTTAGGTGTAATACGTCGTTCACATGGAAATGTTAAACTCACCAAAGCAAGAACACTACTCGAACGGATTCAAAAACGAGAACTGTACAAGCTAATTAGAAGGATAAAGTTAGAGAAAGATGCGAAGGTCGCCGAAAATGTAAGCTATGTAGTGTATTCTAAGATAACAAACACCAAACAAAAACCAATTTTGAagagtgtgagaacaaaacGGTCATTTATCCACCGCTAAAAACTTCAAGTCCCAGTACCTCGCTTCTACGGTCATCttcgaaaaacaaaatttgctacTGAGATaagtttcaatgaaaatgaaggtaaagatataaacaaggAATTTATTGTAAATTGCCTTATCGTATGCATGACAAGTTGACATGGAAAGCATATTATATAGTTTAATTCAATCTATTGACATTGAAGAATATGAAAAAACTGGCTGCCTAGTCGCAGTATTCGTCAAAAGAATATACAGTTAATTTACTCGCAATTGCTTATTATTGTACAAGtcagagaaacaaaaacaaaaacaaacaaaaaagcatTTAACAATGTTAGAAATAAGTGAGAACGCTGTCAAGGTATTTCATCCTTCACTTTCGTCTTGGATCGTGATGCAAAACAACACTTCTACCATAGATTTATCGGAACGTCTTGAACTATAAAATGAGCCGCATGTCTACCTGATGTCTTTTGACactaaaatcaaatcaaaattctgcagccacattatgtaaatttcaaattaaatttacatTAATATACATACATTCGGCTCAAACAGTTAAGCGTCAGGAAGCAAACGTTTGAATAAGATGAAGCAACATTACTTTTTACGTTTAGCTTATTGAATCAGGATATTTTCATTATGAAATtactttatttgaaattaaatgtgAATAAACTCTTTATCATACTTTAATTGTTCATTGCCTTTCCTACTCAGGATGTGAAACTTGAAGATATTGTAAAACAAGATAAGAGCTTAAAACTTGACGATATGTGTTTTAAGGTAGGCTACTGGATAATTGCACAGCTGAGATAAAACAAACAGGAAAGCAATAGACCATTTGCAAAACGATCACGTCGTATCTCTTTCTTGTGGAAAGAACTCAAAAAGTCTATTAATCAGTATGTAAGCGTTTAGATAAGCTATCTCTACATCTTGTCTGTTATAGTTCGACAGACCTTTTTTGCATAATTTCTTACTGTAGAACTTTAATTACGTAGATTCTGGCATCAAGTCAAACAAAATCTAGCCAGATGCAGTCggtatgaaaatgaaatattgtgataGATAACGTTCAAATTATATATTCGTCCTATGACTATTTCTATATTTCGTGGCAGCTCTTGAAACATACCAAACAGACCATAGAAGTGAATTTAGATTTTAAATGTTGTCAAAACGTTCTTAATTTCATACTTTCATTCACAACATCAATTTTGCTTACTACTATACAGATTGTAACTCTTGACTATGGGATGGGTGCCAAAAATCCTGTTGACAAAGTTCTGTTCTACAGCAAAAGAGATCCAGAACCTAGACCAATTCCACAGGATGAGGTACAGTCATTCATGTCACTCTTTTTTGTAAAAGTTAAAGCATACCTGTTATTACTactttgttcattttcattttagaaaGCTAAGACAATTCACAGTGGTGGTTTCCAGTTTGTGTGTGCATTCTAAGTCGTAATTATTGCatatatgtctgtatatttagCTAACGGATCATTCCTGTATCTACATTGATCTGGATTTCACAACTTTAAGCAATTCATAAATGAGGCATAATATCAAGTATCAGATATTGTCTGCATGTTACAGTAACTgatttaattcatttttttgaTACATGACAATTATTAACCGGCTAAACCTGGTCACCCTTACACTATTTCTCAAGGTGTCTCATCTGCTTCCCAAGACTTTCCAAGAACGTCAACTCTTTATTTATGTCAAAGACTCCGACAAAAAGGAAGTGGCCTCTAAATGTGTCGATGAATGGGCTCAACATCAAACCTGGATACCcgtaagatatatatatatatatatatatatatatatatatatatatatatatatatatatatatatatatatatatatatatatatatcttcgaGATGCAGAGGTTACAGAgttttgtattatatatatatatatatatacacacacacatatatatatatatatatatatatatatatatatatatatatatatatatatatatataaaatacaaaattctgtAACCTCTGCATCTCggagaaatttcacattatccactcagacaagtcaacactgctaaacaaacgtacagaatttctttcgaaatgTAGACACAGAAGCAAATTCCTTCTCATTAATACTTGAACACGCATGAAACAGGCTGTACCCtactgatgtgcagcgtgctcggaagtttatatctgattggtcgattgtcaatATTCTCaccaacttagggagtctttttgtattattttattacaaCAGTAAGATTCATCCACCCAATTTGCTATCAGCTTCCGAGACACTGCACATCAGCCCTCGgtagagtaatcacgacaagttccacgtctagcaataACGATGCCCTGCGGAAACGCATCGAGCACTATACATTGCCTGAATTGACACTAACCCACTGatcatatatctatctatctatctatctatctatctatctatctatctatctatctatactatctatctatatatctatctatctatctatctatctatctgtctgtctatctatctatctgtctatctatctatctatctatctatctatctatctatctatctatctatctatctatatatatatatatatatatatatatatatatatatatatatatatatatatatatatatatatataatataaactaCACAACTTAATGTCTCTAATAACTaagtaagtaataggaattgttcattgccctcagcgAGCTCGATTTTCAAGAAGACAAGCCGCAGAgctgccaaggcaagatgttcatgtgtgACCGATAATTATagttttattcagatttacagtcAACTTCTCTGTTGGCTTCAGAGAATATTTTGAACCCTGAAACTGTTTTTCGACGGGAttgatacttatgaaaatcaagTGAGCCCCCCTCTGTGCCGTTTTGAAAACTAAACCCCTTTTGCAGTTGTTAAATTTAAGGTGAACCCTTCCCCCGGATTTTGCCGAAccacccccggccgtaataaaTGAACGCTTCCTAAGCTGGCCGAACTTCTCGCGTTGGTCGATGGCTTGTCTACCATACCTGGACAAAGACAAATGTATCAATATCTTCACGTGCTTCTTTGTCCGCATCAGTCGTACCACACACTAGCCATGCCATTTATCAGTTTGTCGCGAGAATGAATAGTGATACTTTGAACTCGGTGTAAAAAATATCTTTTTCGTTTTCCAACAATATTCATCGTAAAAAGACACAATCGTAACTGAAAGTACTTGTTTGATAAATTGTAGATTAGGTTTGTAGTCTTCTTTAGGTGACTTGCctcatgttgaaatttgcatatctaaatAACTTAggcattttttttgtaatcttAGATCAATGAGTATAATCTTTTCTGGAAACTGATGTGTAGGTCATCGG harbors:
- the LOC139136506 gene encoding deoxynucleoside triphosphate triphosphohydrolase SAMHD1-like; this translates as MVDKYNFRGVFRTFGYEMNGHDFHLIKEMIYGPLVRSDNNEEREYKKAEAYTAIQPNRQFLYEIVSNKANQIDVDKWDYFARDSYHLGVSSNFLHDRFIKFARVLQVPRKGERMKEICYRDKEAHSAYEMFHTRYRLYRMACFHPVTVAVNIMICDALVEAAPYLTLTKPNGEKFDMLMILKDMEAYRMLDDTILGVIRRSHGNVKLTKARTLLERIQKRELYKLIRRIKLEKDAKVAENDVKLEDIVKQDKSLKLDDMCFKIVTLDYGMGAKNPVDKVLFYSKRDPEPRPIPQDEVSHLLPKTFQERQLFIYVKDSDKKEVASKCVDEWAQHQTWIPKREPETPSVSKAKKIKCPPSTSEKRDSVEEGSPSETKRAMLQEDEH